The Calliphora vicina chromosome 3, idCalVici1.1, whole genome shotgun sequence genome contains a region encoding:
- the LOC135954769 gene encoding procathepsin L-like, whose translation MKLIVCILPLFCGLALAQFGGFGGFGGNIANTFQSGINAIAAQVKNVPFVDNAKNFADFAQQAGKTYASAAEQTLREGVFNANKKLVDANNLAFAAGKSTFELAANAFADVTNAEFLKNFLGSRKSSAGENFAKKHRQRAAVQSAAVPDAFDWREKGGVTPVKFQGECGSCWSFAVTGAIEGHVFRKTGKLINLSEQNLVDCGKKEYGLDGCDGGFQEYGFEFVTTQKGIANGEKYPYVDNKQTCSYKDNIKGAEITGFAAIEPKDEETMKKVIATLGPLACSVNGPQSLLLYKRGIFNDEECNKGEPNHSILVVGYGSENGQDYWIVKNSWNKVWGEDGYFRLPRGKNYCSIASECSYPIV comes from the exons ATGAAACTGATTGTTTGCATTTTGCCGCTGTTTTGTGGCTTGGCTTTGGCCCAATTTGGTGGTTTCGGTGGCTTTGGCGGTAATATTGCCAACACTTTTCAGAGTGGCATCAATGCTATTGCAGCTCAAGTAAAAAATGTGCCCTTCGTAGATAATGCCAagaattttgctgattttgct CAACAAGCCGGCAAAACTTATGCCTCCGCTGCTGAGCAGACATTGCGTGAAGGTGTTTTCAATGCCAACAAAAAATTGGTCGATGCCAACAATCTTGCTTTTGCTGCCGGCAAATCAACTTTCGAATTAGCAGCCAATGCTTTTGCTGATGTCACCAATGCCGAATTCCTTAAAAATTTCCTTGGTAGTCGCAAATCCAGTGCGGGCGA aaattttgcTAAGAAACATCGTCAAAGGGCCGCTGTTCAAAGTGCAGCCGTACCAGACGCTTTCGATTGGCGTGAAAAGGGTGGTGTTACACCAGTCAAATTCCAAGGTGAATGCGGTTCTTGTTGGTCTTTTGCTGTTACTGGCGCCATTGAAGGTCATGTCTTCCGCAAGACTGGTAAACTCATCAATCTCTCCGAACAGAATCTGGTGGATTGTGGTAAAAAAGAATACGGTTTGGATGGTTGTGATGGTGGTTTCCAAGAATATGGTTTCGAGTTCGTCACCACCCAAAAGGGCATTGCTAACGGTGAAAAGTATCCTTATGTGGATAATAAACAAACATGCTCGTATAAGGACAACATCAAGGGAGCTGAGATTACCGGTTTTGCCGCCATCGAACCCAAGGATGAAGAGACCATGAAGAAAGTTATTGCTACTTTGGGCCCACTCGCCTGTTCTGTTAATGGTCCTCAGTCTTTATTATTATACAAACGCGGTATTTTCAACGATGAGGAGTGCAACAAGGGCGAACCTAATCACTCTATTTTGGTGGTGGGCTATGGCAGTGAAAATGGTCAGGACTACTGGATCGTCAAGAACTCTTGGAACAAGGTTTGGGGTGAGGATGGCTACTTCCGTTTGCCAAGAGGCAAAAACTACTGTTCTATTGCTAGTGAATGCAGTTATCCTATTGTTTAA